The DNA window CGTTCGCCCGTTTCAAAAAAATAGACCTGGGAGATTTTTTGGGTCTGGAGGGGAGTCTTTTCAAGACCAGAACCGGAGAGTTGACCCTTTTGATAAAAAAATTCCAACTATTAGCCAAATCCTTGCGCCCCTTGCCGGAAAAATTCCATGGCCTGATCGATGTCGAACAACGCTATCGACAGAGATATCTGGATTTGTTGGTTAATCCCAAGGTCCGGGAAATTTTTCAGGTGCGCTCCCAGATGATCTCTTTAATCCGGGCTTTTATGACCGAAAGGGGATTCCTGGAGGTTGAAACCCCTATGATGCAACCCCTGGCCGGCGGGGCAACGGCCAAACCCTTTGAGACTTTCCATAATGCCCTGAATCTCCCCCTGTTTTTAAGGATCGCCCCGGAACTTTATTTGAAACGTCTGGTTATCGGCGGGATGGACAAGGTCTTTGAAATCAATCGGAACTTCAGGAATGAAGGGATCTCCATTCAGCACAATCCGGAATTTACGATGATCGAATTCTACCAGGCCTATGCCACCTACCAGGATTTGATGACCCTAACGGAGGAGTTGTTCTCGGCCCTGGCCCTCAAGTTCAAAGGAGAATTAACTTTTTCCTACCAGGGGGAGTCTGTTGATTTAACCCCTCCCTGGAGACGGATTTCCTTTCTGGAGTCCCTGGTTGAGATAGGAAAAATAGAGCCCCGGATACTGGCTGATTCCAGGCAGGCTATTGAATTGGCCCGTTCCCTGGGGGCGGACTTAAAGCCTGCCGATGGCCAGGGAAAGGCCTTAACTAAAATTTTTGAACAACTCGTTGAACCCCAGTTCAGGCAGCCGACTTTCGTCACCGGCTACCCCATAGAAGTTTCGCCTTTAGCGAAAAGAAGTAAAGAAAATCCGGAGTTAACCGATCGCTTTGAACTATTTATCAACGGCCGTGAAATCGCCAATGGATTTACAGAACTCAACGACCCGTTGGACCAAAAAGAACGGTTCCTTAATCAGATGAAGGCCAAAGAGGCCGGTGATGAAGAGGCCCAAGCCATCGATTGGGACTATATTATGGCCTTAGAATATGGTCTGCCCCCGACAGCCGGGGAAGGGATTGGGATTGACCGGCTGGTCATGCTTTTTACCGACGCTCCCTCGATCCGGGAGGTCATTTTGTTCCCCCAGTTGAAGCCGGAGAAGATGCCGGGGAGTTGATGCTGGTTGCTTGTTCCTCGTTTAAGATAGTTCTCAGGCTATCGGCTATCGAGTAACCAGTAACCAGTAACGAGCAACGGATTTCAGGAAGTTATGATGTCTTTCGAGTTTTTTGTCAGTTACCGTTATTTAAAGGCCAAAAGGAAGCAGACCTTTATATCTATCATCACCTTCATCTCCATGGGCGGAGTCGCCCTGGGGGTTATGGCCCTGATTGTCGTCCTGGCGGTGATGAGCGGTTTTGAAAATGACTTAAAAAACAAAATATTGGGCCTCAATTCCCATGCCCTGGTCCTAAACTGGGACAATGCCATCGAGAATTATGTCCAAGTGGCTCAGAAG is part of the Deltaproteobacteria bacterium genome and encodes:
- the lysS gene encoding lysine--tRNA ligase; its protein translation is MEEENQFKQQRLKKAEELRTLGVDPYPSFNQISHKIEEIHAQFGSLAGSNPDDSQPLIQTAGRLMTQRDFGKSIFFHIQDGTGRLQGYFKKDLVGEEAFARFKKIDLGDFLGLEGSLFKTRTGELTLLIKKFQLLAKSLRPLPEKFHGLIDVEQRYRQRYLDLLVNPKVREIFQVRSQMISLIRAFMTERGFLEVETPMMQPLAGGATAKPFETFHNALNLPLFLRIAPELYLKRLVIGGMDKVFEINRNFRNEGISIQHNPEFTMIEFYQAYATYQDLMTLTEELFSALALKFKGELTFSYQGESVDLTPPWRRISFLESLVEIGKIEPRILADSRQAIELARSLGADLKPADGQGKALTKIFEQLVEPQFRQPTFVTGYPIEVSPLAKRSKENPELTDRFELFINGREIANGFTELNDPLDQKERFLNQMKAKEAGDEEAQAIDWDYIMALEYGLPPTAGEGIGIDRLVMLFTDAPSIREVILFPQLKPEKMPGS